A part of Liolophura sinensis isolate JHLJ2023 chromosome 1, CUHK_Ljap_v2, whole genome shotgun sequence genomic DNA contains:
- the LOC135462324 gene encoding arginyl-tRNA--protein transferase 1-like, giving the protein MASARIDRSNPSIVEWFAEHEGYRCGYCKQEDSNYSHGMWAHVLTVQDYQDLIDRGWRRSGKYCYKPTMNLTCCPHYTIRCEALRFKLSKSHKKVLKRVNRFLIKGEKSGTSEETEVKPSKGTGTDGPPQADKSEQRLRESGSDTDRKKEPRKGMCFEVCLECGMIFYWKIVKEPTQKKPPCRKAKELRKQRKLQKLAAKVEDNSKSKNSEQKPTTSNQKSNEPKTLEEFLDEPFKAENPAHKLEIKLIRTNPASQESRQSDAASYEIFRKYQMTIHEDAPDECTKKGFHQFLVDSSLQRYMDDSLREGYGAYHQQYILDGKIIAVGVVDILPYCVSSVYVYYDPEYHFLSLGTYTALQEIAFTRRLTQQNPDLKYYYMGYYIHSCPKMRYKGQYNPSFLLCPETFRWQPIEKCLPKLDQNKYSRLEEDRDKVDEDGVINVDKTLILHEHQAMPYSIYRRVKPTASDQRDVEEYARLVGRKCAERMLLFRK; this is encoded by the exons ATGGCGTCGGCCAGGATTGATCGCAGCAATCCATCCATCGTAGAATGGTTTGCTGAACATGAAGGGTACCGCTGTGGGTATTGTAAACAAGAAGACTCAAACTATTCCCATG GTATGTGGGCTCATGTTTTGACTGTCCAGGACTATCAAGACCTTATTGACCGCGGATGGAGAAG GAGTGGGAAGTATTGCTACAAGCCTACCATGAATCTAACATGCTGCCCTCACTACACCATTCGCTGTGAAGCCTTGAGATTCAAGCTGAGCAAGTCCCACAAAAAGGTGCTGAAGAGAGTGAACAGGTTCCTGATCAAGGGAGAGAAATCCGGTACATCAGAAGAGACCGAAGTGAAGCCTAGCAAGGGGACAGGCACTGATGGCCCACCACAAGCTGACAAAAGTGAACAGAGACTGAGAGAATCAGGAAGCGATACAGACAGGAAGAAAGAGCCGAGGAAAG gaatgtgttttgaggtttgcttggaatgtgggatgatattttactggaaaatt GTGAAGGAGCCGACCCAAAAAAAACCTCCATGTAGGAAGGCCAAGGAGTTACGCAAACAGAGAAAGCTACAGAAGCTGGCAGCAAAGGTTGAAGATAACAGTAAAAGTAAAAATTCAGAACAGAAGCCGACAACAAGTAACCAG AAATCCAATGAACCCAAGACTTTAGAAGAATTTTTAGATGAACCATTCAAAGCAGAGAACCCAGCACATAAATTAGAG ATCAAACTAATCAGGACGAATCCTGCTTCTCAGGAAAGCAGGCAATCAGACGCGGCGTCTTACGAAATCTTCAGGAAATATCAGATGACAATACATGAGGACGCCCCGGATGAATGCACGAAAAAGGGATTCCATCAGTTTCTAGTAGATTCATCACTGCAG CGCTACATGGATGACTCGTTACGGGAGGGTTACGGGGCATATCACCAGCAGTACATCCTGGATGGGAAGATCATAGCCGTGGGGGTTGTGGACATCCTACCTTACTGTGTCTCCTCAGTCTATGTGTATTATGACCCTGAATATCATTTCTTATCCCTGGGGACCTACACCGCTCTACA AGAGATAGCATTCACGAGAAGACTAACTCAACAGAATCCTGACCTGAAGTATTATTATATGGGGTATTACATCCATTCTTGTCCCAAGATGAGGTATAAG GGTCAGTATAACCCGTCCTTCCTGCTGTGTCCAGAGACATTCCGCTGGCAGCCTATAGAGAAGTGTCTGCCCAAACTAGACCAGAACAAATACAGCAGGCTGGAAGAGGACAGGGACAAAG TGGATGAAGACGGTGTCATCAATGTGGACAAGACACTAATACTACATGAGCATCAGGCTATGCCATACTCCATCTACAGAAGGGTGAAGCCAACTGCCAGTGACCAAAGAGACGTGGAAGAATATGCGAGATTGGTTGGGCGGAAGTGTGCTGAAAGAATGCTGCTGTTCAGAAAATAA
- the LOC135468496 gene encoding 2-oxoisovalerate dehydrogenase subunit beta, mitochondrial-like, whose product MNLFQSVTSALDLTLEKDPTAIVFGEDVAFGGVFRCTVGLKDKYGKDRVFNSPLSEQGIVAFGIGAAVAGATAVAEIQFADYIFPAFDQLVNEAAKFRYRTGNIWDCGGLTVRTPSGAVGHGAMYHSQSVEAYFSHCAGLKLVIPRGPIQAKGLLLSCIRDQNPTIFFEPKILYRAAVDQVPTGDYTIPLSEAEILLEGSDLTMIGWGTQVHVLREVAGMVQEKLNVSAEVIDLRTIIPWDVDTVCKSVAKTGRCLIAHEAPKTSGFGAELAATIQSECFLNLEAPVERVCGYDTPFPLIYEPFYMPDKWRCFEAVKRLINY is encoded by the exons ATGAATCTCTTCCAGTCTGTGACAAGTGCTTTGGACTTAACATTGGAGAAAGATCCTACTGCTA TCGTGTTTGGAGAGGATGTTGCATTTGGCGGTGTTTTCAGGTGTACAGTAGGCTTGAAAGACAAATATG GAAAGGACAGAGTTTTTAATTCCCCTCTGAGTGAACAAGGCATTGTGGCATTTGGTATAGGGGCAGCAGTTGCCGGAGCTACTGCTGTGGCTGAGATTCAGTTTGCAGATTATATATTTCCAGCTTTTGATCAG ttggTCAATGAAGCAGCAAAGTTCAGGTATAGGACAGGTAACATTTGGGACTGTGGAGGACTGACAGTCCGCACCCCCTCAGGGGCTGTGGGCCATGGTGCTATGTATCACTCCCAGAGTGTAGAGGCCTACTTCTCACACTGTGCTGGCCTTAAG CTTGTGATTCCCCGTGGTCCTATCCAGGCTAAGGGACTCTTACTAAGCTGCATTCGGGACCAGAACCCTACGATTTTCTTTGAGCCTAAGATTTTGTACAGAGCTGCGGTTGACCAAGTACCCACTGGAGATTACACCATACCCTTATCAGAGGCTGAAATACTCCTGGAAG GTTCAGATCTGACAATGATTGGCTGGGGCACCCAGGTTCATGTATTGAGGGAGGTAGCTGGTATGGTACAAGAGAAGTTAAATGTGTCAGCGGAGGTCATTGATTTGAGGACTATTATTCCATGGGATGTGGACACAGTTTGTAAG TCGGTGGCTAAAACTGGCAGATGTCTCATAGCTCATGAGGCTCCAAAGACGAGTGGCTTTGGTGCAGAATTAGCTGCCACAATTCAG TCTGAGTGTTTTCTGAACCTGGAGGCTCCAGTGGAGAGGGTGTGTGGTTATGACACGCCCTTCCCTCTTATATATGAACCATTTTATATGCCGGATAAATGGAGATGTTTTGAAGCTGTGAAGAGATTGATAAATTATTGA